Proteins encoded by one window of Lactobacillus paragasseri:
- a CDS encoding helix-turn-helix domain-containing protein codes for MININKFISIRKKLGLSQTELCNGICTQSTLSKFENNGRIPSLKILNSLCDRLNINVADIMDVDSNKKTSHKLFEADFAVIQLDFPKVAQLLASINKDGLTRQEDILHYYYLRGLLALNLDHAETDALYYFNTILDAHLSKQNKIYHLLALKGCSQVYDLQNDVEKARHYYDIILSSISNVQLEDEDSLLQFLSILCNGGEFYGRNQDYGQSNKLLEMGYDLCKKRHVIYFTARILFQLAQNNIAENGSQQRTTQYLNDSAAFARLNNNHVLLEKISKLA; via the coding sequence ATGATTAATATTAACAAATTTATTTCCATTCGCAAAAAATTAGGTTTATCGCAGACTGAATTATGCAATGGTATTTGTACTCAATCTACATTAAGTAAATTTGAAAATAATGGTCGTATTCCGTCTTTAAAAATTTTAAATAGTCTTTGCGACCGTTTGAATATTAACGTAGCAGATATTATGGATGTAGATTCTAATAAAAAAACATCTCATAAACTATTTGAAGCCGATTTTGCTGTCATTCAGCTTGATTTTCCAAAAGTAGCTCAACTTTTAGCTAGCATTAATAAAGATGGATTAACACGGCAAGAAGACATCCTTCATTATTACTATCTACGTGGGCTTCTTGCCTTAAATCTTGATCATGCTGAGACTGATGCTTTGTATTACTTCAATACAATTCTTGATGCACACTTGTCAAAACAGAATAAGATTTACCATCTTCTTGCACTTAAAGGTTGTAGTCAAGTTTATGATTTACAAAATGATGTTGAAAAAGCTCGCCATTACTATGACATCATTCTCTCTTCAATATCCAATGTTCAGCTTGAAGATGAAGATTCGTTACTACAATTTCTTTCTATTTTGTGTAACGGCGGGGAATTTTATGGTCGAAACCAGGATTATGGACAATCTAACAAACTATTAGAGATGGGATATGACTTATGCAAAAAACGGCATGTAATTTATTTTACTGCTCGCATACTTTTTCAATTAGCTCAAAATAATATTGCAGAAAATGGCTCACAACAAAGGACTACTCAATATTTAAACGATTCAGCCGCTTTTGCCCGTCTCAACAATAATCATGTATTATTAGAAAAAATTAGTAAACTAGCTTAA
- a CDS encoding alpha/beta hydrolase — MVVIKKDIIYDENNNLKTDIYFPNNTNSQTKILIFWHGGGWFAGSKNDVKNLGIRLANAGFMTLIPDYRLAPASTFPAAHQDSKKFVKWLLESKYTDEDDQQNIVQIGASVGGTLAIYLAGIYGFPTVTWSASVDFSNWMKTHPNVIPSRYGANELKLTNLHDIFESFYKFFVLTYAGKDDQAIYKQMDAENYDLNNLGRLKMINSAHELVPLDGILKFVDFLANHDHEIELLIIKGHRHAMDYAKDYLDESLDFLFQTIKE; from the coding sequence ATGGTTGTTATAAAAAAAGACATAATTTACGACGAAAACAACAATTTGAAGACAGACATTTATTTTCCTAACAATACTAATTCACAAACTAAAATTCTAATCTTTTGGCATGGCGGAGGATGGTTTGCTGGCTCAAAAAATGATGTTAAGAATCTTGGGATAAGATTAGCAAATGCAGGCTTTATGACTCTTATCCCTGACTATCGCTTAGCTCCTGCCTCTACTTTTCCGGCTGCTCATCAAGACAGTAAAAAATTTGTGAAGTGGTTACTAGAGTCAAAATATACCGATGAAGATGATCAACAAAATATCGTACAAATTGGTGCCAGTGTTGGTGGTACTTTGGCTATCTACCTTGCCGGAATATATGGTTTTCCTACTGTAACTTGGTCAGCATCTGTAGACTTCTCTAATTGGATGAAAACTCATCCAAACGTTATACCTTCAAGATATGGAGCGAACGAATTAAAGCTCACTAATTTACATGATATTTTTGAATCATTTTATAAGTTCTTTGTATTGACATACGCGGGTAAAGATGATCAAGCTATTTACAAACAAATGGATGCAGAAAATTATGATCTTAACAATTTAGGACGCTTAAAAATGATCAATTCTGCTCATGAACTTGTTCCATTAGATGGAATCTTAAAATTTGTCGACTTTTTAGCTAATCATGATCACGAAATTGAATTATTGATCATCAAAGGTCATCGTCATGCAATGGACTATGCCAAGGACTACTTGGATGAATCTTTAGATTTTCTTTTTCAGACAATCAAGGAGTAA